From one Physeter macrocephalus isolate SW-GA chromosome 18, ASM283717v5, whole genome shotgun sequence genomic stretch:
- the DDR1 gene encoding epithelial discoidin domain-containing receptor 1 isoform X5, translating into MVTSLLPAPGQTPLLLATADGLLSYMVPVGQTMYLSEAVHLNDSTYDGHTTHTVGGLQYGGLGQLADGVVGLDDFRKSQELRVWPGYDYVGWSNHSFPSGYVEMEFEFDRLRTFHAMQVHCNNMHTLGARLPGGVECRFKRGPAMAWEGEPVRHALGGSLGDPRARTVSVPLGGRVGRFLQCRFLFAGPWLLFSEISFLSDVVNDSSLALGGTFAPAPWWPPGPPPTNFSSLELEPRGQQPVAKAEGSPTAILIGCLVAIILLLLLIIALMLWRLHWRKLLSKAERRVLEEELTVHLSVPGDTILINNRPGPREPPPYQEPRPRGNPPHSAPSVPNGSALLLSNPAYRLLLATYARPPRGPGPPTPAWAKPTNTQACSGDYMEPEKPGAPLLPPPPQNSVPHYAEADIVTLQGVTGGNTYAVPALPPGAAGDGPPRVDFPRSRLRFKEKLGEGQFGEVHLCEVENPQDLVSLDFPLSVHKEHPLLVAVKILRPDATKNARNDFLKEVKIMSRLKDPNIIRLLGVCVQDDPLCMITDYMENGDLNQFLSAHQLEDKAVEGDRDGEAAQGPTISYPMLLHVAAQIASGMRYLATLNFVHRDLATRNCLVGENFTIKIADFGMSRNLYAGDYYRVQGRAVLPIRWMAWECILMGKFTTASDVWAFGVTLWEVLMLCRAQPFGQLTDEQVIENAGEFFRDQGRQVYLSRPPACPLGLYELMLRCWSREPEQRPPFSQLHRFLAEDVLNTV; encoded by the exons ATGGTGACATCTCTGCTTCCAGCTCCTGGTCAGACTCCACTGCTGCTCGCCACAGCAG atgGACTCCTGTCTTACATGGTCCCTGTGGGGCAGACGATGTACTTATCTGAGGCCGTGCACCTCAACGACTCCACCTACGAtggacacaccacacacaccgtTGGCGG GCTGCAGTACGGAGGTCTGGGCCAGCTGGCAGATGGCGTGGTGGGGCTGGATGACTTTAGGAAGAGCCAGGAGCTTCGGGTCTGGCCAGGCTATGACTATGTGGGATGGAGCAATCACAGCTTCCCCAGCGGCTACGTGGAGATGGAGTTTGAGTTTGACCGGCTGAGGACCTTCCATGCCATGCAG gtCCACTGTAACAACATGCACACGCTGGGAGCCCGCCTGCCTGGCGGGGTGGAGTGTCGCTTCAAGAGGGGCCCTGCCATGGCCTGGGAGGGGGAGCCCGTGCGCCATGCCCTGGGGGGCAGCCTGGGGGACCCCAGAGCCCGGACTGTGTCAGTGCCCCTGGGCGGCCGAGTGGGCCGCTTTCTGCAGTGTCGCTTCCTCTTTGCTGGGCCGTGGTTACTTTTCAGCGAAatctccttcctctctg ATGTTGTGAATGACTCCTCCCTGGCTTTGGGGGGCACCTTCGCACCAGCCCCCTGGTGGCCACCCGGCCCGCCTCCCACCAACTTCAGCAGCCTGG AGCTGGAGCCCCGGGGCCAGCAGCCTGTGGCCAAGGCCGAGGGGAGCCCGACTGCCATCCTCATCGGCTGCCTGGTGGCCAtcatcctgctgctgctgcttatCATCGCCCTCATGCTGTGGCGGCTGCACTGGCGCAAGCTCCTCAGCaag GCCGAGCGTCGGGTGTTAGAAGAGGAGCTGACGGTTCACCTCTCGGTCCCTGGGGATACCATCCTCATCAACAACCGCCCAGGCCCTCGAGAACCACCCCCTTACCAGGAGCCCCGGCCTCGTGGGAACCCGCCCCACTCTGCTCCCAGTGTCCCCAACGGCTCTG CGTTGCTGCTCTCCAATCCAGCCTACCGTCTCCTTCTGGCCACTTACGCCCGCCCCCCTCGAGGCCCGGGCCCCCCCACACCCGCCTGGGCCAAACCCACCAACACCCAGG CCTGCAGTGGGGACTACATGGAGCCGGAGAAGCCGGGTGCCCCgcttctgcccccacctccccagaacAGCGTCCCCCATTATGCCGAGGCTGACATTGTCACCCTGCAGGGTGTCACTGGAGGCAACACCTATGCTGTGCCTGCGCTGCCCCCAGGGGCAGCTGGGGATGGGCCCCCCAGAGTGGATTTCCCTCGGTCGAGGCTCCGCTTCAAGGAGAAGCTTGGTGAGGGCCAGTTTGGGGAG GTGCACCTGTGTGAGGTAGAGAACCCTCAAGATCTGGTCAGTCTTGATTTCCCCCTTAGTGTGCATAAGGAACACCCTTTACTGGTAGCTGTCAAGATCCTACGGCCAGATGCCACCAAGAATGCCAG GAATGATTTCCTGAAGGAGGTGAAGATCATGTCAAGGCTAAAGGACCCAAACATCATCCGGCTCCTGGGCGTGTGTGTGCAGGACGACCCCCTCTGCATGATAACTGATTACATGGAGAATGGTGACCTCAACCAGTTCCTCAGTGCCCACCAGCTAGAGGACAAGGCGGTGGAGGGGGACAGAGATGGGGAGGCGGCCCAGGGGCCCACCATCAG CTACCCCATGCTGCTGCATGTGGCGGCCCAGATTGCCTCGGGCATGCGCTATCTGGCCACACTCAACTTTGTGCATCGGGACTTGGCCACAAGGAACTGCCTGGTTGGGGAAAATTTCACCATCAAAATCGCTGACTTTGGCATGAGCCGGAACCTCTACGCCGGGGACTATTACCGTGTGCAGGGCCGGGCGGTGCTGCCCATCCGGTGGATGGCCTGGGAGTGCATCCTCATG GGGAAGTTCACGACTGCCAGTGACGTGTGGGCCTTTGGGGTGACCCTGTGGGAGGTGCTGATGCTCTGCAGGGCCCAGCCCTTTGGGCAGCTCACCGATGAGCAAGTCATCGAGAACGCGGGGGAgttcttccgggaccagggccgGCAG GTGTACCTGTCCCGGCCCCCGGCCTGCCCGCTGGGCCTGTATGAGCTGATGCTTCGGTGCTGGAGCCGGGAGCCTGAGCAGCGACCACCCTTTTCCCAACTGCATCGGTTCCTGGCAGAAGATGTGCTCAACACAGTGTGA
- the DDR1 gene encoding epithelial discoidin domain-containing receptor 1 isoform X1, with translation MGPGALSFLLLLLLLVATGDADMKGHFDPAKCRYALGMQDRTIPDGDISASSSWSDSTAARHSRLESSDGDGAWCPAGPVFPKEEEYLQVDLRRLHLVALVGTQGRHAGGLGKEFSPSYRLRYSRDGHRWMDWRDRWGQEVILGNEDPGGVVLKDLGPPMVARLVRFYPRADRVMSVCLRVELYGCLWKDGLLSYMVPVGQTMYLSEAVHLNDSTYDGHTTHTVGGLQYGGLGQLADGVVGLDDFRKSQELRVWPGYDYVGWSNHSFPSGYVEMEFEFDRLRTFHAMQVHCNNMHTLGARLPGGVECRFKRGPAMAWEGEPVRHALGGSLGDPRARTVSVPLGGRVGRFLQCRFLFAGPWLLFSEISFLSDVVNDSSLALGGTFAPAPWWPPGPPPTNFSSLELEPRGQQPVAKAEGSPTAILIGCLVAIILLLLLIIALMLWRLHWRKLLSKAERRVLEEELTVHLSVPGDTILINNRPGPREPPPYQEPRPRGNPPHSAPSVPNGSALLLSNPAYRLLLATYARPPRGPGPPTPAWAKPTNTQACSGDYMEPEKPGAPLLPPPPQNSVPHYAEADIVTLQGVTGGNTYAVPALPPGAAGDGPPRVDFPRSRLRFKEKLGEGQFGEVHLCEVENPQDLVSLDFPLSVHKEHPLLVAVKILRPDATKNARNDFLKEVKIMSRLKDPNIIRLLGVCVQDDPLCMITDYMENGDLNQFLSAHQLEDKAVEGDRDGEAAQGPTISYPMLLHVAAQIASGMRYLATLNFVHRDLATRNCLVGENFTIKIADFGMSRNLYAGDYYRVQGRAVLPIRWMAWECILMGKFTTASDVWAFGVTLWEVLMLCRAQPFGQLTDEQVIENAGEFFRDQGRQVYLSRPPACPLGLYELMLRCWSREPEQRPPFSQLHRFLAEDVLNTV, from the exons ATGGGGCCAGGGGCCCTCTCAtttctactgctgctgctgctcttggTGGCAACAGGAGATGCTGACATGAAGGGACATTTTGACCCTG CCAAGTGCCGCTATGCCCTGGGCATGCAGGACCGGACCATCCCGGATGGTGACATCTCTGCTTCCAGCTCCTGGTCAGACTCCACTGCTGCTCGCCACAGCAG gctGGAAAGCAGTGATGGAGATGGGGCATGGTGCCCTGCGGGGCCGGTGTTTCCCAAGGAGGAGGAGTACCTGCAGGTGGACCTGCGGCGGCTGCACCTGGTGGCGCTGGTGGGCACCCAGGGGCGgcacgcagggggcctgggcaaGGAGTTCTCCCCCAGCTACCGGCTGCGCTACTCCCGGGATGGCCACCGCTGGATGGACTGGAGGGACCGCTGGGGCCAGGAG GTGATCTTAGGTAATGAGGATCCTGGGGGAGTGGTGCTGAAGGACCTTGGGCCCCCCATGGTGGCCCGACTGGTTCGCTTCTATCCCCGGGCGGACCGAGTCATGAGCGTCTGTCTACGGGTGGAGCTCTATGGCTGCCTCTGGAAGG atgGACTCCTGTCTTACATGGTCCCTGTGGGGCAGACGATGTACTTATCTGAGGCCGTGCACCTCAACGACTCCACCTACGAtggacacaccacacacaccgtTGGCGG GCTGCAGTACGGAGGTCTGGGCCAGCTGGCAGATGGCGTGGTGGGGCTGGATGACTTTAGGAAGAGCCAGGAGCTTCGGGTCTGGCCAGGCTATGACTATGTGGGATGGAGCAATCACAGCTTCCCCAGCGGCTACGTGGAGATGGAGTTTGAGTTTGACCGGCTGAGGACCTTCCATGCCATGCAG gtCCACTGTAACAACATGCACACGCTGGGAGCCCGCCTGCCTGGCGGGGTGGAGTGTCGCTTCAAGAGGGGCCCTGCCATGGCCTGGGAGGGGGAGCCCGTGCGCCATGCCCTGGGGGGCAGCCTGGGGGACCCCAGAGCCCGGACTGTGTCAGTGCCCCTGGGCGGCCGAGTGGGCCGCTTTCTGCAGTGTCGCTTCCTCTTTGCTGGGCCGTGGTTACTTTTCAGCGAAatctccttcctctctg ATGTTGTGAATGACTCCTCCCTGGCTTTGGGGGGCACCTTCGCACCAGCCCCCTGGTGGCCACCCGGCCCGCCTCCCACCAACTTCAGCAGCCTGG AGCTGGAGCCCCGGGGCCAGCAGCCTGTGGCCAAGGCCGAGGGGAGCCCGACTGCCATCCTCATCGGCTGCCTGGTGGCCAtcatcctgctgctgctgcttatCATCGCCCTCATGCTGTGGCGGCTGCACTGGCGCAAGCTCCTCAGCaag GCCGAGCGTCGGGTGTTAGAAGAGGAGCTGACGGTTCACCTCTCGGTCCCTGGGGATACCATCCTCATCAACAACCGCCCAGGCCCTCGAGAACCACCCCCTTACCAGGAGCCCCGGCCTCGTGGGAACCCGCCCCACTCTGCTCCCAGTGTCCCCAACGGCTCTG CGTTGCTGCTCTCCAATCCAGCCTACCGTCTCCTTCTGGCCACTTACGCCCGCCCCCCTCGAGGCCCGGGCCCCCCCACACCCGCCTGGGCCAAACCCACCAACACCCAGG CCTGCAGTGGGGACTACATGGAGCCGGAGAAGCCGGGTGCCCCgcttctgcccccacctccccagaacAGCGTCCCCCATTATGCCGAGGCTGACATTGTCACCCTGCAGGGTGTCACTGGAGGCAACACCTATGCTGTGCCTGCGCTGCCCCCAGGGGCAGCTGGGGATGGGCCCCCCAGAGTGGATTTCCCTCGGTCGAGGCTCCGCTTCAAGGAGAAGCTTGGTGAGGGCCAGTTTGGGGAG GTGCACCTGTGTGAGGTAGAGAACCCTCAAGATCTGGTCAGTCTTGATTTCCCCCTTAGTGTGCATAAGGAACACCCTTTACTGGTAGCTGTCAAGATCCTACGGCCAGATGCCACCAAGAATGCCAG GAATGATTTCCTGAAGGAGGTGAAGATCATGTCAAGGCTAAAGGACCCAAACATCATCCGGCTCCTGGGCGTGTGTGTGCAGGACGACCCCCTCTGCATGATAACTGATTACATGGAGAATGGTGACCTCAACCAGTTCCTCAGTGCCCACCAGCTAGAGGACAAGGCGGTGGAGGGGGACAGAGATGGGGAGGCGGCCCAGGGGCCCACCATCAG CTACCCCATGCTGCTGCATGTGGCGGCCCAGATTGCCTCGGGCATGCGCTATCTGGCCACACTCAACTTTGTGCATCGGGACTTGGCCACAAGGAACTGCCTGGTTGGGGAAAATTTCACCATCAAAATCGCTGACTTTGGCATGAGCCGGAACCTCTACGCCGGGGACTATTACCGTGTGCAGGGCCGGGCGGTGCTGCCCATCCGGTGGATGGCCTGGGAGTGCATCCTCATG GGGAAGTTCACGACTGCCAGTGACGTGTGGGCCTTTGGGGTGACCCTGTGGGAGGTGCTGATGCTCTGCAGGGCCCAGCCCTTTGGGCAGCTCACCGATGAGCAAGTCATCGAGAACGCGGGGGAgttcttccgggaccagggccgGCAG GTGTACCTGTCCCGGCCCCCGGCCTGCCCGCTGGGCCTGTATGAGCTGATGCTTCGGTGCTGGAGCCGGGAGCCTGAGCAGCGACCACCCTTTTCCCAACTGCATCGGTTCCTGGCAGAAGATGTGCTCAACACAGTGTGA
- the DDR1 gene encoding epithelial discoidin domain-containing receptor 1 isoform X4: MGQKSAVASDLTLQVIGPRQLLSGAASRHPSPAGASRSRLLAPSASPFPRPAATKEAPLRGRTPGSAVKSDERLQYGGLGQLADGVVGLDDFRKSQELRVWPGYDYVGWSNHSFPSGYVEMEFEFDRLRTFHAMQVHCNNMHTLGARLPGGVECRFKRGPAMAWEGEPVRHALGGSLGDPRARTVSVPLGGRVGRFLQCRFLFAGPWLLFSEISFLSDVVNDSSLALGGTFAPAPWWPPGPPPTNFSSLELEPRGQQPVAKAEGSPTAILIGCLVAIILLLLLIIALMLWRLHWRKLLSKAERRVLEEELTVHLSVPGDTILINNRPGPREPPPYQEPRPRGNPPHSAPSVPNGSALLLSNPAYRLLLATYARPPRGPGPPTPAWAKPTNTQACSGDYMEPEKPGAPLLPPPPQNSVPHYAEADIVTLQGVTGGNTYAVPALPPGAAGDGPPRVDFPRSRLRFKEKLGEGQFGEVHLCEVENPQDLVSLDFPLSVHKEHPLLVAVKILRPDATKNARNDFLKEVKIMSRLKDPNIIRLLGVCVQDDPLCMITDYMENGDLNQFLSAHQLEDKAVEGDRDGEAAQGPTISYPMLLHVAAQIASGMRYLATLNFVHRDLATRNCLVGENFTIKIADFGMSRNLYAGDYYRVQGRAVLPIRWMAWECILMGKFTTASDVWAFGVTLWEVLMLCRAQPFGQLTDEQVIENAGEFFRDQGRQVYLSRPPACPLGLYELMLRCWSREPEQRPPFSQLHRFLAEDVLNTV; encoded by the exons ATGGGGCAGAAATCTGCAGTGGCGTCAGACCTTACCCTGCAGGTGATTG GCCCCCGACAGCTGCTCTCGGGAGCCGCCTCCCGACACCCGAGCCCCGCCGGCGCCTCCCGCTCCCGGCTCTTGGCTCCCTCCGCCTCCCCCTTCCCGCGCCCCGCCGCCACCAAGGAGGCCCCGCTTCGGGGTCGGACGCCGGGGTCTGCCGTGAAGAGCGATGAGAG GCTGCAGTACGGAGGTCTGGGCCAGCTGGCAGATGGCGTGGTGGGGCTGGATGACTTTAGGAAGAGCCAGGAGCTTCGGGTCTGGCCAGGCTATGACTATGTGGGATGGAGCAATCACAGCTTCCCCAGCGGCTACGTGGAGATGGAGTTTGAGTTTGACCGGCTGAGGACCTTCCATGCCATGCAG gtCCACTGTAACAACATGCACACGCTGGGAGCCCGCCTGCCTGGCGGGGTGGAGTGTCGCTTCAAGAGGGGCCCTGCCATGGCCTGGGAGGGGGAGCCCGTGCGCCATGCCCTGGGGGGCAGCCTGGGGGACCCCAGAGCCCGGACTGTGTCAGTGCCCCTGGGCGGCCGAGTGGGCCGCTTTCTGCAGTGTCGCTTCCTCTTTGCTGGGCCGTGGTTACTTTTCAGCGAAatctccttcctctctg ATGTTGTGAATGACTCCTCCCTGGCTTTGGGGGGCACCTTCGCACCAGCCCCCTGGTGGCCACCCGGCCCGCCTCCCACCAACTTCAGCAGCCTGG AGCTGGAGCCCCGGGGCCAGCAGCCTGTGGCCAAGGCCGAGGGGAGCCCGACTGCCATCCTCATCGGCTGCCTGGTGGCCAtcatcctgctgctgctgcttatCATCGCCCTCATGCTGTGGCGGCTGCACTGGCGCAAGCTCCTCAGCaag GCCGAGCGTCGGGTGTTAGAAGAGGAGCTGACGGTTCACCTCTCGGTCCCTGGGGATACCATCCTCATCAACAACCGCCCAGGCCCTCGAGAACCACCCCCTTACCAGGAGCCCCGGCCTCGTGGGAACCCGCCCCACTCTGCTCCCAGTGTCCCCAACGGCTCTG CGTTGCTGCTCTCCAATCCAGCCTACCGTCTCCTTCTGGCCACTTACGCCCGCCCCCCTCGAGGCCCGGGCCCCCCCACACCCGCCTGGGCCAAACCCACCAACACCCAGG CCTGCAGTGGGGACTACATGGAGCCGGAGAAGCCGGGTGCCCCgcttctgcccccacctccccagaacAGCGTCCCCCATTATGCCGAGGCTGACATTGTCACCCTGCAGGGTGTCACTGGAGGCAACACCTATGCTGTGCCTGCGCTGCCCCCAGGGGCAGCTGGGGATGGGCCCCCCAGAGTGGATTTCCCTCGGTCGAGGCTCCGCTTCAAGGAGAAGCTTGGTGAGGGCCAGTTTGGGGAG GTGCACCTGTGTGAGGTAGAGAACCCTCAAGATCTGGTCAGTCTTGATTTCCCCCTTAGTGTGCATAAGGAACACCCTTTACTGGTAGCTGTCAAGATCCTACGGCCAGATGCCACCAAGAATGCCAG GAATGATTTCCTGAAGGAGGTGAAGATCATGTCAAGGCTAAAGGACCCAAACATCATCCGGCTCCTGGGCGTGTGTGTGCAGGACGACCCCCTCTGCATGATAACTGATTACATGGAGAATGGTGACCTCAACCAGTTCCTCAGTGCCCACCAGCTAGAGGACAAGGCGGTGGAGGGGGACAGAGATGGGGAGGCGGCCCAGGGGCCCACCATCAG CTACCCCATGCTGCTGCATGTGGCGGCCCAGATTGCCTCGGGCATGCGCTATCTGGCCACACTCAACTTTGTGCATCGGGACTTGGCCACAAGGAACTGCCTGGTTGGGGAAAATTTCACCATCAAAATCGCTGACTTTGGCATGAGCCGGAACCTCTACGCCGGGGACTATTACCGTGTGCAGGGCCGGGCGGTGCTGCCCATCCGGTGGATGGCCTGGGAGTGCATCCTCATG GGGAAGTTCACGACTGCCAGTGACGTGTGGGCCTTTGGGGTGACCCTGTGGGAGGTGCTGATGCTCTGCAGGGCCCAGCCCTTTGGGCAGCTCACCGATGAGCAAGTCATCGAGAACGCGGGGGAgttcttccgggaccagggccgGCAG GTGTACCTGTCCCGGCCCCCGGCCTGCCCGCTGGGCCTGTATGAGCTGATGCTTCGGTGCTGGAGCCGGGAGCCTGAGCAGCGACCACCCTTTTCCCAACTGCATCGGTTCCTGGCAGAAGATGTGCTCAACACAGTGTGA
- the DDR1 gene encoding epithelial discoidin domain-containing receptor 1 isoform X2, giving the protein MGPGALSFLLLLLLLVATGDADMKGHFDPAKCRYALGMQDRTIPDGDISASSSWSDSTAARHSRLESSDGDGAWCPAGPVFPKEEEYLQVDLRRLHLVALVGTQGRHAGGLGKEFSPSYRLRYSRDGHRWMDWRDRWGQEVILGNEDPGGVVLKDLGPPMVARLVRFYPRADRVMSVCLRVELYGCLWKDGLLSYMVPVGQTMYLSEAVHLNDSTYDGHTTHTVGGLQYGGLGQLADGVVGLDDFRKSQELRVWPGYDYVGWSNHSFPSGYVEMEFEFDRLRTFHAMQVHCNNMHTLGARLPGGVECRFKRGPAMAWEGEPVRHALGGSLGDPRARTVSVPLGGRVGRFLQCRFLFAGPWLLFSEISFLSDVVNDSSLALGGTFAPAPWWPPGPPPTNFSSLELEPRGQQPVAKAEGSPTAILIGCLVAIILLLLLIIALMLWRLHWRKLLSKAERRVLEEELTVHLSVPGDTILINNRPGPREPPPYQEPRPRGNPPHSAPSVPNGSACSGDYMEPEKPGAPLLPPPPQNSVPHYAEADIVTLQGVTGGNTYAVPALPPGAAGDGPPRVDFPRSRLRFKEKLGEGQFGEVHLCEVENPQDLVSLDFPLSVHKEHPLLVAVKILRPDATKNARNDFLKEVKIMSRLKDPNIIRLLGVCVQDDPLCMITDYMENGDLNQFLSAHQLEDKAVEGDRDGEAAQGPTISYPMLLHVAAQIASGMRYLATLNFVHRDLATRNCLVGENFTIKIADFGMSRNLYAGDYYRVQGRAVLPIRWMAWECILMGKFTTASDVWAFGVTLWEVLMLCRAQPFGQLTDEQVIENAGEFFRDQGRQVYLSRPPACPLGLYELMLRCWSREPEQRPPFSQLHRFLAEDVLNTV; this is encoded by the exons ATGGGGCCAGGGGCCCTCTCAtttctactgctgctgctgctcttggTGGCAACAGGAGATGCTGACATGAAGGGACATTTTGACCCTG CCAAGTGCCGCTATGCCCTGGGCATGCAGGACCGGACCATCCCGGATGGTGACATCTCTGCTTCCAGCTCCTGGTCAGACTCCACTGCTGCTCGCCACAGCAG gctGGAAAGCAGTGATGGAGATGGGGCATGGTGCCCTGCGGGGCCGGTGTTTCCCAAGGAGGAGGAGTACCTGCAGGTGGACCTGCGGCGGCTGCACCTGGTGGCGCTGGTGGGCACCCAGGGGCGgcacgcagggggcctgggcaaGGAGTTCTCCCCCAGCTACCGGCTGCGCTACTCCCGGGATGGCCACCGCTGGATGGACTGGAGGGACCGCTGGGGCCAGGAG GTGATCTTAGGTAATGAGGATCCTGGGGGAGTGGTGCTGAAGGACCTTGGGCCCCCCATGGTGGCCCGACTGGTTCGCTTCTATCCCCGGGCGGACCGAGTCATGAGCGTCTGTCTACGGGTGGAGCTCTATGGCTGCCTCTGGAAGG atgGACTCCTGTCTTACATGGTCCCTGTGGGGCAGACGATGTACTTATCTGAGGCCGTGCACCTCAACGACTCCACCTACGAtggacacaccacacacaccgtTGGCGG GCTGCAGTACGGAGGTCTGGGCCAGCTGGCAGATGGCGTGGTGGGGCTGGATGACTTTAGGAAGAGCCAGGAGCTTCGGGTCTGGCCAGGCTATGACTATGTGGGATGGAGCAATCACAGCTTCCCCAGCGGCTACGTGGAGATGGAGTTTGAGTTTGACCGGCTGAGGACCTTCCATGCCATGCAG gtCCACTGTAACAACATGCACACGCTGGGAGCCCGCCTGCCTGGCGGGGTGGAGTGTCGCTTCAAGAGGGGCCCTGCCATGGCCTGGGAGGGGGAGCCCGTGCGCCATGCCCTGGGGGGCAGCCTGGGGGACCCCAGAGCCCGGACTGTGTCAGTGCCCCTGGGCGGCCGAGTGGGCCGCTTTCTGCAGTGTCGCTTCCTCTTTGCTGGGCCGTGGTTACTTTTCAGCGAAatctccttcctctctg ATGTTGTGAATGACTCCTCCCTGGCTTTGGGGGGCACCTTCGCACCAGCCCCCTGGTGGCCACCCGGCCCGCCTCCCACCAACTTCAGCAGCCTGG AGCTGGAGCCCCGGGGCCAGCAGCCTGTGGCCAAGGCCGAGGGGAGCCCGACTGCCATCCTCATCGGCTGCCTGGTGGCCAtcatcctgctgctgctgcttatCATCGCCCTCATGCTGTGGCGGCTGCACTGGCGCAAGCTCCTCAGCaag GCCGAGCGTCGGGTGTTAGAAGAGGAGCTGACGGTTCACCTCTCGGTCCCTGGGGATACCATCCTCATCAACAACCGCCCAGGCCCTCGAGAACCACCCCCTTACCAGGAGCCCCGGCCTCGTGGGAACCCGCCCCACTCTGCTCCCAGTGTCCCCAACGGCTCTG CCTGCAGTGGGGACTACATGGAGCCGGAGAAGCCGGGTGCCCCgcttctgcccccacctccccagaacAGCGTCCCCCATTATGCCGAGGCTGACATTGTCACCCTGCAGGGTGTCACTGGAGGCAACACCTATGCTGTGCCTGCGCTGCCCCCAGGGGCAGCTGGGGATGGGCCCCCCAGAGTGGATTTCCCTCGGTCGAGGCTCCGCTTCAAGGAGAAGCTTGGTGAGGGCCAGTTTGGGGAG GTGCACCTGTGTGAGGTAGAGAACCCTCAAGATCTGGTCAGTCTTGATTTCCCCCTTAGTGTGCATAAGGAACACCCTTTACTGGTAGCTGTCAAGATCCTACGGCCAGATGCCACCAAGAATGCCAG GAATGATTTCCTGAAGGAGGTGAAGATCATGTCAAGGCTAAAGGACCCAAACATCATCCGGCTCCTGGGCGTGTGTGTGCAGGACGACCCCCTCTGCATGATAACTGATTACATGGAGAATGGTGACCTCAACCAGTTCCTCAGTGCCCACCAGCTAGAGGACAAGGCGGTGGAGGGGGACAGAGATGGGGAGGCGGCCCAGGGGCCCACCATCAG CTACCCCATGCTGCTGCATGTGGCGGCCCAGATTGCCTCGGGCATGCGCTATCTGGCCACACTCAACTTTGTGCATCGGGACTTGGCCACAAGGAACTGCCTGGTTGGGGAAAATTTCACCATCAAAATCGCTGACTTTGGCATGAGCCGGAACCTCTACGCCGGGGACTATTACCGTGTGCAGGGCCGGGCGGTGCTGCCCATCCGGTGGATGGCCTGGGAGTGCATCCTCATG GGGAAGTTCACGACTGCCAGTGACGTGTGGGCCTTTGGGGTGACCCTGTGGGAGGTGCTGATGCTCTGCAGGGCCCAGCCCTTTGGGCAGCTCACCGATGAGCAAGTCATCGAGAACGCGGGGGAgttcttccgggaccagggccgGCAG GTGTACCTGTCCCGGCCCCCGGCCTGCCCGCTGGGCCTGTATGAGCTGATGCTTCGGTGCTGGAGCCGGGAGCCTGAGCAGCGACCACCCTTTTCCCAACTGCATCGGTTCCTGGCAGAAGATGTGCTCAACACAGTGTGA